ACAGCCAGGCGCAACCAATAGAGGGACGGTTCTGCCGTCCTGGGCAGGGCCATGAGCAGAATTAGAAGAGATGTCATTAATATTCGACATCTGTGAGCCATCCCAATTCTGTAAATAGGTCGACGCAACAGAGATGATATTTTTCGCCTCATCAGGCGTACCAAGAGAATAGCCTGTTGCTAAGTTGTAATTATCAATTGAAAGGATGAAGGATAACGGTTGAATACCTTCTGTTGTGGGATCAGCATCGCGCACGCCGATATCCACCAGGCGGGTATTTATGTCATACCCAAGAGGATAACTGGAAGGTCCCCAACTGTTACCGGAGATCACCGCACCATTTTCCACGGATTGGGTCATTAGGGTCAGCATCCCATCAGTTTCCAGATAGGTGGGCTTATAAACCTGTTCCACCAGCCCTGCCCCGGGCGCCATGCCCAGACCGCGCAGGAACCCGAAGTCATCCATCAGGCCGCTGGCGCCGTCACCAGCCATAATGCCCGCTGTGTGGGTGCCGTGGCTGCTGCTAAGGCTGCCGCCGCAGGTGGAGCCGGTGCAAGGCAGCATCCGATTGACCAGGTCCGGGTGGGACTCGTCGATACCGCTATCCACGTTGGCGATGACCACGCCCTCACCGGAGAGATTCACGCTGGCCAGCCAGTTCAGGTAACCGGGCGTGGCGATATTGCTGCCATCCACATTGTTGACATTGACCTGAGTGCTGACTTCGCCGCGGTCGCCGCCGTCCAACGGGACCGGTTGAATGGTATAGATGCCAAGGAGCCGGGCAACTGAAGGAAGCTGATCGCCGGGGATCAGGAAAGTGGCCAGATCAAAATCCGGGTCGGCACCGGTGCTCACAGATTGGAGTTGGCCGCCCAGAAGTTCAATGGCGCTGAGGGTACTATCGAGTCCTGCCTGCGGGAAGATCATCACCCGCACCAGCAGGGGTTCTGAATTGAGTGAGAAACCATCAGTGGAGAGGGCATAGGCAGGCAGGTAGTCACCTGTCCAGCGGACCGTATCCAGCGCACTGGCCCGAGATAGGGCATTGAGGTTTCCCCAGACGAGATAGGTGTAGGGATGGATGTATTGGATGAGTTCCAATCCGCTGGCTTCCAGTTTCTTCAGCCAGGCATCCTTGGTGGGACCGTGGAATTGGATCAGGTGCGGTCCGGCTTCAGTGACTGCCCTAGATTGGGAATCTCGATCCGGTTCGACCTGCGGGACGCCCTCCAGGGGGTCAAAGGATTGACCGCCGAGGGTAAGCGTATAGGGATTGTCGATGGTTTGGTAGTTGATGCCGCTCGAATCCAGGCTGGCCATGTCTGCGGGGTCCATCACGACCCAGAGGAAACTGCCATAATCGATGATCCGTTGAGGCTGGGCTGCCAGTTGGCTGGTGACGGTATAAGCGGATTGCCCGCTGGCCTCACTACTCGCCACAGGGATTCGGACAACTACCGCCCCGGATTGTGATTCCGCCGGGGTGGGTGTGGCCGCCAGTGCGAAGAAAAGCAGGCCAAGGATGATCCATTGCAGCCATTTCGAGGGCATTGAGTCTCCGATTTGGGTTTAATCCAACAGGTTAATCATATATGTAGAAAGTGGAAGGTGCAATATAAGCACCAAAATATGAGGGGCTAATGAGAATGGGTGACAATACGTGCCACGATCATTCAACCGATAATTCTTCCTCAATGTGGCTCCACTCCGCCATCAGGCTTTCCATCATTTGCTGAAGCTTCACGTAATCGTCGCCAAGGCGCAGAACCTCGTCCGGGTCATCGGGAGGCGTCTCCAGTTGGGTTGAAATCTCGGTCTGTTGCTTTTCGAGAGCCTGCAGTTCCGTTTCGATCTCAGCCAGGCGATGTTGACGCTTCTTCTGCTCGTATTTTGAAAGAGCCTTACCATGTTTGGTCGCTGTTTTGGTCTTTTTCGGGTGATCGGCTGCCTCAAGGCGGGCCTGTTTTTCAGCCTCAGCCTGCGCTTCCCGTTGGCGATCCTTTTGGGCTTTGAATTGGGTGTAGGAACCTTTGAAGACCTGCAGGCGCTGTCCCTGGGGTTCCACTTCCCAAATTTGAGAGGCAAGTGAATCGATCAGATAGCGGTCATGTGAGACCAGCAGGATCGTCCCGGGGAAATTGGAGAGCACCGATTCGAGCACTTCCTGGGTCGGAAGGTCAAGGTGGTTGGTGGGCTCATCCAGCAGCAAGAGGTTGGCATCGGAAAGCGAGAGCTTGGCGAGTGCCAAACGACCCCGCTCACCACCTGAAAGGGTGCTGACTCTGCGGAAGACGTCATCGCCGGTGAAGAGGAACTTCGCCAGGAAATTGCGCACTTCGGCGGGGAGTAACTGGGGGGCAACGGAATTGATCTCCTGCACCAGGGTGTTGTTGGGGTTTAATCCTTCATGCGCCTGGGCGAAATAGCCAATTTCCAGGCTTGCACCGAGTTGCGTTGTCCCGGTATAAGGTGGGATCTGCTCCAGAATGGTCTTAAGGAAGGTGGTCTTGCCTGCGCCATTGGGCCCGATGATGGCAGCACACTCCTGTCGCATCAGCACCAGGTCCGGGCAGTCAAAGAGCGGCCGGCCCTCATCATGATAACCGACCTGCAGGCTGTGGGTGCGCAGCACCAGGTCACCGGAGCGGCCCTTGGTGTTCAGGTTGATGTGCATCCGCCGGGGTTCATTGGGGGGCGGGGCCAGACGGGCATCTTCCAGCAGGCGTTCCAACCTGCGCTGGCGTCCCTTAGCCTGGTTGGTGTTCTGACCGGCGATATTGCGCCGGATGAATTCCTGTTCTTTTTCAATGAAAGCGGTTTGGGCCTCATATTCCGCCAAACGACGGGCATAGCGTTCTTCCCGCTGGGTCAGGTAGGCGGAATAGTTGCCGCGGTAGACCTCGAGAGCGGGCGTCATCTCCCAGACGGTTTGTGCCACCTGGTCCAGGAAGTAACGGTCATGCGAGACAACCACCAGTGCGCCATCCCAATCCTTGAGGAAGGATTCCAGCCATTCCACGGCCTGGATGTCGAGGTGGTTGGTGGGCTCATCGAGCATTAAAAGGTCAGGGCTTTCCAGCAGCAGCTGGGCGAGCAAGGCGCGGGTGCGCTGGCCGCCGGAGAGCTGTCGGATTGGGCGGTGATAATCTTTTTCGTCAAAACCCAACCCTGTGAGAGTCTGCTTGATCCGAACTTCATAGGTATAGCCACCCAGGCGCTCAAAGGTTTGTTCCAGTGCGCCGTAGCGAGCAACGGCCTCTTCGGCTTGTTCGGGGGCCGACATGGCGGCCATGCAGTCTTCCAGTTCGGCCTGCATTGTGATCAGGTCCGCAAAGGAGCTCAGGCAGGATTGCCAAAGAGTGCCTTCCTCTATGAGGGTGGCTTCCTGCGGGAGGTAGCCGACGGTCAGGTCTTTGGCCTGTTGGATGGTGCCGCTGGAGGGGACATCTTCGCCCAGCAGTATCCGCAGCAGGGTGGTCTTGCCCACGCCGTTCGCCCCAACAATCGCGATCCTGGCGCGTTGGGGAATCGAAAGTGAGAGCCCGTCGAAGATATCGTCCGGCCCGAAGGACTTTGAAAGGTTGTTTGCGGTCAACAGTGACATGCCTGAAAGTATACCATCGAGGGGCAACGCGATGATGTGCGAAGAAGGAAATCCGGGGGTGGTAATGCGGTTATAACACGTGTGTCATACGATGTGCTTGGAGTACCCTACGAATGGTTGTGATGTAGGGGCGGCTCTCTGTGGCCGCCCCATGGTGAGATTGTCATGTGCGCTGCGCGGCACATGACCTACATCTCAATAAAACTTCAACCAGTTAAAAACCTGCCACATGGTAGAATCGAAAGCATGAAACGAAATACAAAACAATGGCTTTTTTGGGTGGGATTACTGATTTCGGTTGTTTTCCTCTACCTGGCATTTAGGAAGATTGACTACCAGGAGTTATGGTCCACTCTGGTGACCGTGCGTTACTGGTGGCTCTTACCAGGCCTGGCGATCTACTTCGTGGGCGTCCTTGTGCGCACCTGGCGCTGGCAACTGCTGCTCAATCCGCTCAAGAAAGCATCGATCAAAACGCTCTTCCCGATCATCAACATTGGCTATATGGGCAATAACGTTTTCCCGCTGCGGATGGGCGAAGTGCTGCGGGCCGTGGTTCTCAAGCGGCGTGAGTCTGTCTCCATCTCTGGCAGTCTGGCGACCATTGTTGTCGAGCGCATCTTTGATGCCGTGGTGGTCATGGGTTTTGTCCTGCTGAACCTGGGTGAGCTAACCTCTCTGCCTGGCAGTGGCGTTTTTGCCCAGTTGGGCAGCGTGGCAACCTGGGCGGTGGCGATCTTCCTGGCAGGGTTGGCCGTTTTTGTGTTGATCGCGGTCTTCCCGAAACCAGCTCAAAAGGTGATCCACGGGGTGATCCAAAAGATCGTTCCCGAACGAGGACGTAAACCTTTGATTGATGTGGCCGACAAGTTCCTGGATGGCCTGATGAGCCTGCGCTCTCCCGCACAGGCTTTGATGATCCTGTTGAGCTCGATCCTGATCTGGCTGTTGGAAACGGGCCTTTATTGGAGTGTTGATCAGGCGCTGGGGCTGGGGCTGAATTTCGGCCAGTTGATGCTGCTGAATGGCGTGGTCAATCTGGTTCTGCTGGTCCCGGCGGCGCCGGGCGGCCTGGGTACCTTTGACGCCGCCTGCCGTGCTATGCTGGAAGCCTATGGCATTGCTGCCGAGGGAGCGCTGGGTTATGCCCTCGTCCTGCGGATTGCCCTCTGGGTGCCGATCACGGTTGTCGGCGCGGTCTATTTCATCCGTGAAGGCTTGAAATGGACGACCGATGTGGACCAGATGGAAGCTCAGGCCGATATTGAACCCCTTGATGACAAAACTGAATTGAAGGATTAAGGTAATGACAACGAACAAACAACAGGCGGCCGTGATTGGCGCCGGGATTGGCGGTATGGCCGCGGCCTATGACCTGGCCCGGGCGGGTAAGCAGGTTACCATCTATGAAGCCTCGGATCATGTCGGTGGATTGGCCGCCGGTTTCAAGGAACCCGAGTGGGATTGGTCAGTTGAGCGTTTTTATCACCACTGGTTCCATTCCGATGAGCATATGCTGGGACTGATTGAGGAATTGGGCTGGACAGATAAAGTCCTATTCCCGCGTCCCGTCACGGTGATGTATGACAAGGGAGAATTCCGCCCCTTTGATTCGATCCTTAACGCACTGCTCTACCCCGGACTGGGTTGGGGCATCAATAAGATCCGCTTTGGGCTGGTGGGCTTATATCTGCGATTGACCAATAACTGGCAGTCGCTTGAAAAGACGACCGTGGATGCCTGGATGCGGAAATGGGCCGGCAATAAGGTCTATGAGTCGATGTGGGAGCCGATGATGATCGGCAAGTTTGGTGAGGAATATGCCAAGGTGGTGAACATGGCCTGGATGTGGGCGCGGCTGCATGCCCGCACCACCCGGCTGGGCACTTTCGAAGGCGGTTTCCAGGCCTTTGCCGACCAGCTGGCGGAACGGCTGCAAGAGATGGGTGTGGTGCTGAAATTAAATACAGCCATTCAATCCATTGAGTCCACTGAAGATGGAAAAGTGCGGGTCTTGACGGAACAGGAAGATGCCGTCTACGATCAGGCTCTGGCAACGACCTCCCCGGCGCTGTTGGCGAAGCTTGCCCCATCGCTGCCCGAAAGATATCTGGACGGTCTGCTGTCATTGAAGAGCATGGGTGCGGTGGTGATGGTCTTATCGCTTAAGCACCAACTTTCCAAGCAGGGTTACTATTGGTACAACATCCCCAAGAACGTGGGGTATCCGTTCCTCTCGTTGGTGGAGCATACCAATTTCCTTCCCTCTGAACATTTCGGTGGTGATCACATCCTTTATATTGGCGATTACCTGCCCCAGGACCATGAGAACTTTGAGCTTTCCAAAGAAGAGATCCTGGTTAAGTTCATGCCGCATCTGGTCAAGTTCAACCCGGACTTCAAACCGGATTGGGTCAAAAAGACCTGGCTGTTCCGCACGCGTTATGCCCAGCCTGTGCCGCTGGTTGACCATTCGCAAAATATCCCCGCGATTCAAACCCCGCTGGAGGGCCTTTATTTTGCCAGTATGAGCCAGGTTTACCCCTGGGATCGGGGTACGAACTTCGCTGTGGAGATTGGGCGCAGGGCTGCCGGAATGATGGTTAAGGACTCAGAAGGCTGATTCCAGAATCTGAATCTAATTTTCGAACATTTGAGCATTAAAGCGGGCAACCTAGAATCGGCAGATCCCCAATATACGCCATTATTTCTACCCGAGAGAATTTACCCCCCATATATGGGGGGTTAGAGGGGACTCTATCTGCTAATAGGGCGACTCATAGTTAGACAAAGTGATCAAATATTTTATATAAAAAGAGTCATATTTTTTAAGGTCAGGCCTTCTTAAAGAATCTCTTTTTTTTAGCAAAAATGGACTGAATCCGCTTGAGACGAATCGGGTTGTCTGTTAAAATACATGATACAAACTGATTGAGCGGGCGACTAAACTCATTGGTACGATAGCAATATTATTATTAAACTTAGTCGAATTACCTCCGCCACTGGTAGGTTTTTACAGTGGTGTTTTTTTGTCAAACTTATTGTTATTGGACTTATTGCGCATAGTGGTACATTGCGGCACTGGACTGAGAGGAGAACTTCATGAAAGCAGAACATGCCTGGCAAGCGACATTAGGTCAGCTTCAATTGGAGATGTCCAAGGCATCCTTTGATACCTGGGTCCGCAGTGCAGAATTTCTCAATTACGACGAAGAAGAACATATTGTTGAGGTCGGCGTTAAAAACGCTTATGCCAAAGATTGGATTGATGACCGGCTGAGTGCCAAAATGAAACGCTTGCTGACCGGCATGATCGGCACACCGGTGGAAATCAAGGTCAGGGTTTGGTCGGTAACAACCCCGTCCCCAACCACACCTGAACCTGTCGTTACCACGGTTCACGCTCAGACGGGTTCAGCCACCCAGAACACCAACATCAACCCACGCTATCGCTTTGATAATTTCGTGGTTGGTTCCAATAACCGACTGGCCCATGCGGCCTGTCAGGCTGTGGCAGAAAGCCCGGCTCGTGCCTATAACCCACTGTTCCTCTATGGCGGCGTCGGTTTGGGCAAGACTCACCTGCTGCATGCGATTGGGAATGCCTGCCAGCCTGCTGGGTTGAACGTACTTTATGTCTCCTCAGAAGAATTTACCAATGACCTGATCAATGCCATCCGCACGCATACCACTCCTGCTTTTCGGGGGAAATATCGCCAGGTGGATGTGCTGTTGATTGATGATATTCAATTCATTGCAGGCAAGGAATCGACCCAGGAAGAATTTTTCCACACCTTCAACACCCTCCACGGGCAGAACAAGCAGCTCGTGATTTCCTCTGACCGCTCACCCAAGGCTTTGGGTGCACTGGAAGAACGGCTGCGGTCCCGTTTTGAATGGGGCCTCACAGCCGATGTGCAGGCGCCGGATGTTGAGACCCGCTTGGCCATTTTGCGGACCAAGACGGATCGCGCCGGACGGAACGTCCCCGCTGAAATTATGGAATTCATTGCCCGTCAGGTGCAGTCCAACATTCGTGAGTTGGAAGGCGCACTCAATCGGGTTTTGGCCTATTCAGACCTGAGCGGCATCCCGCTGACTTTGGAAATGACCCAGAACGCGCTGATTGACTTCCTGCCGCAGGGCACGGATTTGCAGCCTGATGACGTGCTGCACGCCGTCAGCCGCACCTTTGGCGTATCTGAAGAACGGTTACTTGGTCGGGAACGCACCCGCGAGGTCGCTCTGCCCCGCCAGATCGCCATGTATCTGATGCGCGAAGAGGGTGGCGTCTCCCTGCCGCAAATTGGGGACTTTGTCGGCGGACGGGATCACACCACGGTGCTCTATGCCTGTGACAAGGTCAATGATCTGATGGAAACGGATGACCGTCTGCGCCGCCAGGTTTCGCAGATCCGTGAGCAACTATATGGGCGGGTCGGCGTACCAGCCTAAGCATAGCGGTTCATTCGACATGGGGGAAATGGATGTTATATAATTTTGGTAATGGATAAACAAAGACGATTTGGAATCTTTGCCGCGTTAGTGGCTGCGCTATTATTTGGCGCGGCGGCTCCCTTGGGCAAACCCCTGTTAACCTTTCTTACTGATCTGCAACTAGCCGGGCTGCTTTACCTGGGCGCGGCATTGGGTGTTTTATTGATCCTATTGAGGGAGAGGCCGCTCATCTTGCCCTGGCGGATGCCAAAGCGGGATGCCTTACGACTGGCAGGCGCGATCCTGTTTGGCGGCCTTCTAGGGCCGGTGCTGCTGTTGGCCGGGCTGCGGATTGCGGCGGCAGCATCCGTTTCACTTTGGCTGAATATGGAAATGACCGCCACGGTGATTATTGGCGTGCTTTTCTTCAAAGATCACCTTTCCGGGCGGGGCTGGCTCGCGGCGATTGGCGTCTTGGCAGCAGCGGTTCTGATGGCCTGGACAGGCGGGGTTGCCGGCTTCCAGGCGGGTGGCCTGGTGGCCCTGGCCTGCATCTGCTGGGGCGTGGATAACCATCTCACCGCGCTGATTGATGGGATCACGCCAGCTCAGAGCACCTTTTGGAAGGGGATCGCTGCCGGCAGTGTGAACCTAGCGTTGGGTCTGATCGCTGCACCTATCCAGGTGCCGCCTCTGACCCTGGCGGCTGCGCTGGGGTTAGGTGCCGTATCTTATGGCCTTTCCATTTTGCTGTACATAACAGCCGCGCAGAACCTGGGCGCGATTCGCTCACAGCTGATCTTCTCCGGCGCGCCATTCTTCGGTTTATTGTTTTCAATCTTGTTGGGGGACATCTTATCGTGGCTCCAATGGATTGCGTTGATCGTTTTCGCGGGTTCTGTTTACCTGCTGTTCAGGGAAACCCACAGCCATTTACATCACCATGATCCTGTGACGCATGTCCACACCCATTTTCACCCGGACCAGCATCACGACCATGACCACCCCGAGGGTGAAGAGGCAATCGGCCGACATTCCCACGAACATACTCATTCTGAGATAGTACACAGCCATCCTCATTGGCCTGATTTACATCACCGACATGAGCATGGCTGAGTAAATTTTTCCGATAGGGTTGTTTCCCCTTGTAATCTCTTAAATCTTTTCCATCTCACCCCAGCTGTGACCGGCTTTGGCTTCTGTGCTGAGGGGAATATCCAGTTTGTAGGCGTTTTCCATCACGTCCTTGACCAGGGTGGTGGTGGCTTCCAGTTCGTCTTCCGGCACTTCAAACATCAATTCGTCATGCACTTGCAGGTCCATCTTGGCATGCAGCCCGGCTTTTTCCAGCTCGCCCGGGAGCTTGAGCATCGCGATCTTGATGATATCGGCAGCAGTACCCTGGATGGGGGCGTTGATCGCTTCGCGTTCCTCCCGCTGGCGGATCATATGGCTTGCGCCTTTCTGCAGGTTGGGGAAGTAGCGCCGGCGCCCCAGCAGGGTCTCAACATAGCCGTCTTTGGCGGCTTTTTCCTTGATCCCTTCCAGATAGGTCTTCACGCCGGGGAATTCCTTGAAGTAGGTCTCGATGAAGTTTTCCGCTTCGGCCAGGGTCAGGTCGGTGGCATTCGTTAACCCGAAGGCGCTCATGCCATAGATCAGGCCAAAATTGATCGCTTTGGCATGGCGGCGCATACCGGGCGTGACGTCTGCCAGGTCAAAGCCGTGGACAGCTGCGGCTGTGGTGGCATGGATGTCCTGCCCGGCTCGGAAGGCTGCCAGCATGGCCTTGTCCTGCGCCATGTGGGCCACGATCCGCAATTCAATCTGCGAATAGTCCACAGCCAGCAGGACGGAGCCTTTGGGGGCAATGAAGCCATTGCGCACCCGGCGGCCGATATCGGTGCGGGTGGGGATGTTCTGCAAATTGGGGTCGGATGAAGCGATACGTCCGGTAACAGTCCCGGTTTGGTTCAGGGAGGTATGCACCCGTCCGGTATTGGGGTTCACCTGCAAGGGCAGGGCGTCCACATAGGTGGAGCGCAGTTTTTCCAACTCCCGATATTCCAGAATCCACTCGATCACAGGATGCTGCCCGATCATAGCTTCCAGCACGGAAGCGGCGGTCGAGTAGTGCCCGGAGGCGGTCTTTTTTGCCCGGTCAGGAGGTTCCAGGCCCAAAGTGCTGAAAAGCGCTTCGGAAAGCTGCTGGGTGGAGTTCAGGTTAAATTCACGGCCAACTGCGCCCTGGATTTTCTGTGCCATTTCCTGAATGCGTTCCTCCAGTTCCTTGGAGAAACGCTTGAAGAAATCGAGGTCCAGGAGGATACCGGCCTCTTCCATTTCGGCCAGCACCGGGATCAGGGGCATTTCCATGGTGCTGAACAAGTTCTCGGCTTCCTGCTTTTCCAGGTCGGCTTTCAGGTTCGGCAGCAGCCGCAGGCAGATGGCAGCATCAGCCGCAGCATAGCGCCCGGCTTCTTCTACTGGGACCTGATCCATGGTTTTTTGGTCACGCCCCTTGCCAATCAGCTCCTCAATGTGGGTCATTTCATATCCCAGCCGCACCCAGGCCAGGCTCTTAAGGCCGAGGTTGCGGGAGGCTGGATTGATCAGCCATTCGGCGATCATCGTGTCAAAGCTGAGGGGAGAAACTTCCAATCCGGCACGTTTGAGCATCAGATAGTCATATTTTAGGTTATGGCCGGCTTTGCCAATCCTGGGATTGGTCAGGGGGCCTTTCAGCGCTTTGAAAATGTCCTCAAGCGGCAATTGCAGACCCGTGGTGTGACCAACCGGGATGTAATAGCCCT
This Chloroflexota bacterium DNA region includes the following protein-coding sequences:
- a CDS encoding S8 family serine peptidase; translation: MPSKWLQWIILGLLFFALAATPTPAESQSGAVVVRIPVASSEASGQSAYTVTSQLAAQPQRIIDYGSFLWVVMDPADMASLDSSGINYQTIDNPYTLTLGGQSFDPLEGVPQVEPDRDSQSRAVTEAGPHLIQFHGPTKDAWLKKLEASGLELIQYIHPYTYLVWGNLNALSRASALDTVRWTGDYLPAYALSTDGFSLNSEPLLVRVMIFPQAGLDSTLSAIELLGGQLQSVSTGADPDFDLATFLIPGDQLPSVARLLGIYTIQPVPLDGGDRGEVSTQVNVNNVDGSNIATPGYLNWLASVNLSGEGVVIANVDSGIDESHPDLVNRMLPCTGSTCGGSLSSSHGTHTAGIMAGDGASGLMDDFGFLRGLGMAPGAGLVEQVYKPTYLETDGMLTLMTQSVENGAVISGNSWGPSSYPLGYDINTRLVDIGVRDADPTTEGIQPLSFILSIDNYNLATGYSLGTPDEAKNIISVASTYLQNWDGSQMSNINDISSNSAHGPAQDGRTVPLLVAPGCEVDSTYPGDDYGLKCGTSMASPQVTGAVALFYEKYRRAFGGDPSPALVKAAFLPVAHDLEGNFNSEGGILGHPFDSYQGWGRLDAEAVLDPSDDLAVIYFDQETLMDNTGETWSYTFTSPAPVPYLHAMLAWTDAPGPVIADEDLPTSAAAWINNLDFTLTINGDTYLGNDFDANGLSIANGITPDGMNNTEGIFLENLPAGTYTFTVTAVNIAGDGVPNLGDETDQDFALVIYVSKDAFPSQATFPIFFR
- a CDS encoding ATP-binding cassette domain-containing protein, translated to MSLLTANNLSKSFGPDDIFDGLSLSIPQRARIAIVGANGVGKTTLLRILLGEDVPSSGTIQQAKDLTVGYLPQEATLIEEGTLWQSCLSSFADLITMQAELEDCMAAMSAPEQAEEAVARYGALEQTFERLGGYTYEVRIKQTLTGLGFDEKDYHRPIRQLSGGQRTRALLAQLLLESPDLLMLDEPTNHLDIQAVEWLESFLKDWDGALVVVSHDRYFLDQVAQTVWEMTPALEVYRGNYSAYLTQREERYARRLAEYEAQTAFIEKEQEFIRRNIAGQNTNQAKGRQRRLERLLEDARLAPPPNEPRRMHINLNTKGRSGDLVLRTHSLQVGYHDEGRPLFDCPDLVLMRQECAAIIGPNGAGKTTFLKTILEQIPPYTGTTQLGASLEIGYFAQAHEGLNPNNTLVQEINSVAPQLLPAEVRNFLAKFLFTGDDVFRRVSTLSGGERGRLALAKLSLSDANLLLLDEPTNHLDLPTQEVLESVLSNFPGTILLVSHDRYLIDSLASQIWEVEPQGQRLQVFKGSYTQFKAQKDRQREAQAEAEKQARLEAADHPKKTKTATKHGKALSKYEQKKRQHRLAEIETELQALEKQQTEISTQLETPPDDPDEVLRLGDDYVKLQQMMESLMAEWSHIEEELSVE
- a CDS encoding flippase-like domain-containing protein produces the protein MKRNTKQWLFWVGLLISVVFLYLAFRKIDYQELWSTLVTVRYWWLLPGLAIYFVGVLVRTWRWQLLLNPLKKASIKTLFPIINIGYMGNNVFPLRMGEVLRAVVLKRRESVSISGSLATIVVERIFDAVVVMGFVLLNLGELTSLPGSGVFAQLGSVATWAVAIFLAGLAVFVLIAVFPKPAQKVIHGVIQKIVPERGRKPLIDVADKFLDGLMSLRSPAQALMILLSSILIWLLETGLYWSVDQALGLGLNFGQLMLLNGVVNLVLLVPAAPGGLGTFDAACRAMLEAYGIAAEGALGYALVLRIALWVPITVVGAVYFIREGLKWTTDVDQMEAQADIEPLDDKTELKD
- a CDS encoding NAD(P)/FAD-dependent oxidoreductase, giving the protein MTTNKQQAAVIGAGIGGMAAAYDLARAGKQVTIYEASDHVGGLAAGFKEPEWDWSVERFYHHWFHSDEHMLGLIEELGWTDKVLFPRPVTVMYDKGEFRPFDSILNALLYPGLGWGINKIRFGLVGLYLRLTNNWQSLEKTTVDAWMRKWAGNKVYESMWEPMMIGKFGEEYAKVVNMAWMWARLHARTTRLGTFEGGFQAFADQLAERLQEMGVVLKLNTAIQSIESTEDGKVRVLTEQEDAVYDQALATTSPALLAKLAPSLPERYLDGLLSLKSMGAVVMVLSLKHQLSKQGYYWYNIPKNVGYPFLSLVEHTNFLPSEHFGGDHILYIGDYLPQDHENFELSKEEILVKFMPHLVKFNPDFKPDWVKKTWLFRTRYAQPVPLVDHSQNIPAIQTPLEGLYFASMSQVYPWDRGTNFAVEIGRRAAGMMVKDSEG
- the dnaA gene encoding chromosomal replication initiator protein DnaA encodes the protein MKAEHAWQATLGQLQLEMSKASFDTWVRSAEFLNYDEEEHIVEVGVKNAYAKDWIDDRLSAKMKRLLTGMIGTPVEIKVRVWSVTTPSPTTPEPVVTTVHAQTGSATQNTNINPRYRFDNFVVGSNNRLAHAACQAVAESPARAYNPLFLYGGVGLGKTHLLHAIGNACQPAGLNVLYVSSEEFTNDLINAIRTHTTPAFRGKYRQVDVLLIDDIQFIAGKESTQEEFFHTFNTLHGQNKQLVISSDRSPKALGALEERLRSRFEWGLTADVQAPDVETRLAILRTKTDRAGRNVPAEIMEFIARQVQSNIRELEGALNRVLAYSDLSGIPLTLEMTQNALIDFLPQGTDLQPDDVLHAVSRTFGVSEERLLGRERTREVALPRQIAMYLMREEGGVSLPQIGDFVGGRDHTTVLYACDKVNDLMETDDRLRRQVSQIREQLYGRVGVPA
- a CDS encoding DMT family transporter; amino-acid sequence: MDKQRRFGIFAALVAALLFGAAAPLGKPLLTFLTDLQLAGLLYLGAALGVLLILLRERPLILPWRMPKRDALRLAGAILFGGLLGPVLLLAGLRIAAAASVSLWLNMEMTATVIIGVLFFKDHLSGRGWLAAIGVLAAAVLMAWTGGVAGFQAGGLVALACICWGVDNHLTALIDGITPAQSTFWKGIAAGSVNLALGLIAAPIQVPPLTLAAALGLGAVSYGLSILLYITAAQNLGAIRSQLIFSGAPFFGLLFSILLGDILSWLQWIALIVFAGSVYLLFRETHSHLHHHDPVTHVHTHFHPDQHHDHDHPEGEEAIGRHSHEHTHSEIVHSHPHWPDLHHRHEHG
- the polA gene encoding DNA polymerase I translates to MPPILYLLDGHGLAYRAYFALTAGGTRASTFQTSSGEPTAGVYGFTSILLRIFEQEKPDYLAVVFDKGKTFRHEMYADYKGTRAKMPDDLRTQVERMREIVDAFNIPRLERENYEADDVLGSLARWASQEKGLGVKIITGDKDLLQLVTDQVVVNLAGSKLSDAKDYFPEDVKTKLGVMPNEVVDLKALMGDNSDNIPGVRGIGPKTAVKLLDDFGTLDGIYDHIDEISGRAKTALEEHKDNAYLSQTLARIVTDLDVTLDLDQARIDRFNPAAVEDLFRELEFRTLTRQLNTLVNKMHPVMAEGEQMDLFAKNEPEALSVEDQSADQIKSIIVNTPESLTKMVETLNQAEMIAFDTETTGTDVMQAKLVGISLAVSKDEGYYIPVGHTTGLQLPLEDIFKALKGPLTNPRIGKAGHNLKYDYLMLKRAGLEVSPLSFDTMIAEWLINPASRNLGLKSLAWVRLGYEMTHIEELIGKGRDQKTMDQVPVEEAGRYAAADAAICLRLLPNLKADLEKQEAENLFSTMEMPLIPVLAEMEEAGILLDLDFFKRFSKELEERIQEMAQKIQGAVGREFNLNSTQQLSEALFSTLGLEPPDRAKKTASGHYSTAASVLEAMIGQHPVIEWILEYRELEKLRSTYVDALPLQVNPNTGRVHTSLNQTGTVTGRIASSDPNLQNIPTRTDIGRRVRNGFIAPKGSVLLAVDYSQIELRIVAHMAQDKAMLAAFRAGQDIHATTAAAVHGFDLADVTPGMRRHAKAINFGLIYGMSAFGLTNATDLTLAEAENFIETYFKEFPGVKTYLEGIKEKAAKDGYVETLLGRRRYFPNLQKGASHMIRQREEREAINAPIQGTAADIIKIAMLKLPGELEKAGLHAKMDLQVHDELMFEVPEDELEATTTLVKDVMENAYKLDIPLSTEAKAGHSWGEMEKI